In the Streptomyces sp. f51 genome, one interval contains:
- a CDS encoding DUF309 domain-containing protein, which yields MTGTSETRRAGGRDRDAEGRARNARPRDGLGRPLPYGEAGVERAPEGVVRRPVRTVAEAQALLDAGRPFHAHEVFEDAWKSGPEEERGLWRGLAQLAVGLTHAARGNATGGARLLRRGAGAVEEWTATTGRPRPYDLDLAEVIRWARELAAVVESGDERVDAARESPRLRGGAG from the coding sequence ATGACCGGGACATCTGAGACGCGGCGAGCCGGCGGACGCGACAGGGACGCCGAGGGGCGGGCACGGAACGCCCGGCCCCGCGACGGACTGGGGCGCCCGCTGCCGTACGGCGAGGCCGGGGTGGAACGGGCGCCCGAGGGCGTCGTGCGCCGTCCCGTGCGCACGGTCGCCGAGGCTCAGGCGCTGCTGGACGCGGGCCGGCCGTTCCACGCGCACGAGGTCTTCGAGGACGCCTGGAAGTCGGGTCCCGAGGAGGAGCGCGGGCTCTGGCGCGGGCTGGCCCAGCTCGCCGTGGGCCTCACCCACGCGGCGCGGGGGAACGCGACGGGCGGCGCCCGGCTGCTGCGGCGCGGCGCCGGGGCGGTCGAGGAGTGGACGGCCACGACCGGACGGCCACGGCCCTACGACCTGGACCTCGCCGAAGTCATCCGCTGGGCGAGGGAGTTGGCGGCCGTCGTCGAGAGCGGCGACGAACGGGTCGACGCGGCACGGGAATCGCCCCGGCTGCGCGGCGGGGCCGGCTGA
- a CDS encoding SpoIIE family protein phosphatase: MRDGHRSKADPTDEDLGDALLDALFSRSPAGLHVYDARLRLVRVNTAARLMRDFPTDRMVGRSLSAILRAFDVADRAVIEQTARRVLESGRPVFDLPVRLRSRLEPGVEAVVSVAVLRLQRPDGTVVGVAAALTDITARVRAEAGLRLLNESATRVGTTLDVFRTAAEFCDLAVPRLADTVTIDVYDTVLRGHAPTPDSREREAALRRAGFRSVAGPEHQGVPKVGEITTYPPGTPYRTALDTLAPKLIGRLDQDAPWLDPERRRDARILTAGVHSILLVPIRARGLVLGLACFYRWRAPTPFDDKDLALAEQLTTHAALCLDNARQYGRERSTSRILTGRLAHPATPGAAAVDLAHAYLPAGTGGAWFDVIPLSGARIALVAGDTAGSADTADPAAMGELRAAIEALSDLDLPPDEILERLHDLASRPQPVLAGTPDLPPRDTAPASCLYLVYDPVTRLCTAASAGHPAPVLLHRGGEVEALDIAPGPPLGRDIALYRVTERALPTGTTLLLYNNALLGGAADTARSLEDLIAGAVTAPDGSLQALCDSLTRDLGADRLHHDAFLLLARTHTLGPDQTNTWTFANSPANVSRARQAAAAQLAGWGVAADLVDDTALIVSELVTNAVRYAEGPIQLRLILGETLTCEVTDDSSTAPHLRRALETDENGRGLFITAQLSRRWGVRGGGRGKAIWAEQERRRRPPSHL; the protein is encoded by the coding sequence GTGAGGGATGGACACCGTTCGAAGGCCGACCCGACGGACGAGGACCTGGGTGACGCGCTCCTGGACGCGCTGTTCTCCCGGTCCCCGGCCGGTCTGCACGTGTACGACGCGCGTCTGCGGCTGGTACGGGTGAACACGGCCGCGCGCCTGATGCGCGACTTCCCGACCGATCGCATGGTCGGGCGGTCGCTTTCCGCGATCCTCCGGGCGTTCGACGTCGCCGACCGTGCCGTCATCGAGCAGACGGCACGGCGCGTACTGGAATCGGGCCGTCCCGTGTTCGACCTGCCCGTCCGGCTCCGCAGCCGGCTCGAACCCGGCGTCGAGGCGGTCGTCTCGGTGGCCGTGCTCCGGCTCCAGCGCCCCGACGGGACCGTGGTCGGGGTAGCCGCCGCGCTGACCGACATCACCGCCCGGGTACGCGCCGAGGCGGGTCTGCGGCTGCTGAACGAGTCGGCCACCCGGGTCGGCACCACGCTGGACGTGTTCCGCACCGCCGCCGAGTTCTGCGACCTGGCCGTCCCCCGTCTGGCCGACACCGTGACCATCGACGTCTACGACACCGTGCTGCGCGGCCACGCGCCGACCCCGGACTCCCGCGAACGGGAGGCGGCCCTGCGACGCGCGGGATTCCGCTCGGTCGCCGGTCCCGAGCACCAGGGCGTACCCAAGGTGGGAGAGATCACCACCTATCCGCCCGGCACGCCCTACCGGACCGCCCTGGACACACTGGCGCCCAAGCTGATCGGGCGGCTGGACCAGGACGCCCCCTGGCTCGACCCGGAGCGACGGCGTGACGCCCGGATCCTGACCGCGGGCGTGCACTCGATCCTGCTCGTCCCCATCCGGGCCCGCGGCCTCGTGCTCGGACTCGCCTGCTTCTACCGGTGGCGCGCCCCGACCCCGTTCGACGACAAGGACCTGGCCCTGGCGGAGCAGCTGACCACGCATGCCGCGCTCTGTCTGGACAACGCCCGCCAGTACGGACGCGAACGCTCCACATCCCGCATCCTCACCGGCCGCCTCGCCCATCCGGCGACGCCGGGAGCCGCCGCGGTCGACCTCGCCCACGCCTATCTGCCCGCGGGCACGGGCGGCGCGTGGTTCGACGTCATCCCCCTGTCCGGGGCCAGGATCGCGCTCGTCGCCGGGGACACCGCCGGCTCTGCGGACACCGCCGATCCCGCGGCCATGGGCGAACTGCGCGCCGCGATCGAAGCGCTGTCCGACCTGGACCTGCCACCCGACGAGATCCTGGAACGGCTGCACGACCTCGCCAGCCGCCCCCAGCCGGTGCTGGCCGGCACGCCCGACCTCCCCCCGCGCGACACGGCCCCGGCCAGCTGCCTGTACCTGGTGTACGACCCCGTCACCCGCCTCTGTACGGCGGCGAGCGCCGGGCACCCGGCACCCGTCCTGCTGCACCGGGGCGGAGAGGTCGAAGCCCTCGACATCGCACCCGGCCCTCCGCTGGGCCGGGACATCGCCCTCTACCGGGTCACGGAGCGCGCCCTGCCCACGGGCACCACGCTGCTGCTCTACAACAACGCGCTCCTGGGCGGCGCCGCGGACACGGCCCGTTCGCTCGAGGACCTGATCGCGGGCGCCGTCACAGCGCCGGACGGGTCCCTCCAGGCGCTGTGCGACTCCCTCACCCGCGACCTGGGGGCCGACCGGCTCCACCACGACGCCTTCCTGCTCCTGGCCCGCACGCACACGCTCGGCCCCGACCAGACCAACACCTGGACGTTCGCCAACAGCCCCGCGAACGTCTCCCGGGCGCGGCAGGCCGCGGCCGCCCAGCTGGCAGGCTGGGGCGTCGCCGCCGACCTCGTCGACGACACCGCGCTCATCGTCAGCGAGCTGGTGACCAACGCCGTCCGGTACGCCGAGGGGCCGATCCAGCTGCGTCTGATCCTCGGCGAGACCCTCACCTGCGAAGTCACCGACGACAGCAGCACCGCTCCGCACCTGCGCCGGGCCCTGGAGACGGACGAGAACGGGCGCGGGCTCTTCATCACCGCGCAGCTCAGCCGCCGCTGGGGGGTCAGGGGCGGTGGCCGGGGCAAGGCGATCTGGGCCGAACAGGAAAGACGCCGGAGGCCGCCCTCTCATCTCTGA
- a CDS encoding NUDIX hydrolase family protein, producing the protein MSDLTETTPGWLSRDELESARARMPILYVEAVPVRVDDNGEVTHIGLLLRIGPDGTVSRTLVSGRVLHHERVRDALLRHLEKDLGPVALPRIPASLQPFTVAEYFPTLGVTPFHDPRQHAVSLAYIVPVTGDCRPRQDALDLVWFSPEEAASPVVTDDMPGGHGVLLRQALAHVGRIG; encoded by the coding sequence ATGTCTGACTTGACCGAAACCACGCCCGGCTGGCTGTCCCGCGACGAACTGGAATCGGCCCGCGCCCGCATGCCGATCCTGTACGTCGAGGCCGTCCCCGTACGCGTCGACGACAACGGCGAGGTCACCCACATCGGGCTCCTGCTCCGCATCGGTCCGGACGGGACGGTCAGCCGCACCCTCGTCTCCGGACGGGTGCTGCACCACGAGCGGGTCCGCGACGCCCTGCTGCGCCATCTGGAGAAGGACCTCGGACCGGTGGCCCTGCCCCGGATCCCGGCCTCGCTCCAGCCCTTCACCGTCGCCGAGTACTTCCCGACGCTGGGGGTCACGCCGTTCCACGACCCGCGCCAGCACGCCGTGTCCCTGGCGTACATCGTGCCGGTCACCGGCGACTGCCGTCCCCGCCAGGACGCCCTCGACCTGGTCTGGTTCAGCCCGGAGGAGGCCGCCTCCCCCGTGGTCACGGACGACATGCCGGGCGGTCACGGCGTGCTGCTGCGGCAGGCGCTGGCGCACGTCGGACGGATCGGCTGA
- a CDS encoding intradiol ring-cleavage dioxygenase, whose product MAMEFSTGITDAVAESFAGAPDPRLRELLGALTRHLHAFVRETRPTTGEWESAIAFLTATGRMCTDTRQEFILLSDVLGVSMLVETLNGHDDPGATESTVLGPFHLTRSPVRELGASIDLVGTGEPCVVSGRVLSRDGTPLPGAVLDVWQADGEGFYDVQRPDLQPPGNGRGLFTTDAEGRFRFRTCVPSPYPIPVDGPVGALLGATGRHPWRPAHIHFIASAEGHAPVTTHIFVAGSPYLDSDAVFAVKRSLVQDFTETDDPSLAREFGVANPFRHARFDLVLEPA is encoded by the coding sequence ATGGCCATGGAATTCAGCACGGGGATCACCGACGCCGTCGCCGAGAGCTTCGCCGGAGCGCCCGATCCGAGGCTGCGCGAGTTGCTCGGCGCGCTCACCCGCCATCTGCACGCCTTCGTCCGCGAGACACGGCCCACGACGGGGGAGTGGGAGAGCGCCATAGCCTTCCTGACCGCGACCGGACGCATGTGCACGGACACCCGGCAGGAGTTCATCCTGCTGTCGGACGTGCTCGGTGTGTCCATGCTGGTCGAGACCCTGAACGGCCACGACGACCCGGGCGCGACGGAGTCGACGGTCCTCGGTCCCTTCCACCTGACGCGGTCCCCGGTGAGGGAACTCGGCGCGAGCATCGACCTGGTGGGTACCGGCGAGCCCTGCGTGGTCAGCGGCCGGGTGCTGTCCCGGGACGGCACTCCGCTGCCCGGCGCGGTCCTCGACGTGTGGCAGGCGGACGGTGAGGGCTTCTACGACGTTCAGCGGCCGGACCTCCAGCCCCCCGGCAACGGCCGCGGGCTGTTCACCACGGACGCCGAGGGCCGGTTCCGGTTCCGCACCTGTGTGCCGAGCCCGTACCCGATCCCCGTCGACGGCCCGGTCGGCGCCCTGCTCGGGGCGACCGGACGCCACCCCTGGCGCCCCGCCCACATCCACTTCATCGCCTCCGCCGAGGGCCACGCCCCCGTCACCACGCACATCTTCGTGGCGGGCAGCCCCTATCTGGACTCCGACGCCGTCTTCGCCGTGAAGCGCAGCCTCGTCCAGGACTTCACCGAGACCGACGACCCCTCACTGGCCCGGGAGTTCGGCGTCGCGAACCCCTTCCGACACGCCCGCTTCGACCTCGTACTGGAGCCTGCATGA
- a CDS encoding maleylacetate reductase — protein sequence MTTPLDFTHETRPARVVFRPGASVTATPGEAARLGLHRALVVCGSRGTEAAQAVADALGDSCVGVHSGARMHVPVEVADEAVEVARATGADGCVAVGGGSAIGLGKAIALRTGLPLIAVPSTYSGSEMTSVWGLTEQGVKRTGRDSSVQPRCVVYDPDLTLGLPVPLSVTSGVNAIAHAVEALYAPDASPLVSLMAEEGVRAMTGALPGVAADPGDPRARGRALYGAWLCGSCLGATTMGLHHKLCHVLGGTFGLPHAETHTVVLPYTLAHNAAAAPEAMAVLARALGADDVPRALQELAVSLGAPRTLAELGLEEGDLARAAAQVAAEPFSNPREVTASGVLGLLTAAYEGWEPRSGVA from the coding sequence ATGACCACCCCGCTCGACTTCACCCACGAGACCCGGCCCGCCCGGGTCGTCTTCCGGCCCGGCGCCTCGGTGACCGCCACACCGGGGGAGGCCGCGCGGCTCGGCCTGCACCGGGCGCTCGTGGTGTGCGGGAGCCGGGGCACGGAGGCCGCGCAGGCGGTCGCGGACGCGCTGGGCGACAGCTGCGTGGGGGTCCACTCCGGTGCCCGGATGCACGTCCCGGTCGAAGTCGCCGACGAGGCCGTCGAGGTGGCGCGGGCGACGGGTGCCGACGGGTGTGTCGCCGTCGGCGGCGGCTCCGCGATCGGTCTGGGCAAGGCGATCGCGCTGCGCACCGGTCTGCCGCTGATCGCGGTGCCCTCCACCTACTCGGGCTCCGAGATGACGTCCGTGTGGGGCCTGACCGAGCAGGGCGTCAAACGCACCGGACGCGACTCCTCCGTACAGCCGCGCTGCGTCGTCTACGACCCGGACCTCACCCTTGGGCTCCCGGTCCCCCTCTCGGTGACCAGCGGGGTCAACGCCATCGCCCACGCGGTCGAGGCGCTGTACGCCCCGGACGCCTCCCCGCTGGTCTCGCTGATGGCGGAGGAGGGGGTACGGGCGATGACCGGCGCGCTTCCCGGCGTGGCCGCCGACCCCGGCGATCCGCGGGCGCGCGGCCGGGCCCTGTACGGCGCCTGGCTCTGCGGTTCCTGCCTCGGCGCGACGACCATGGGCCTGCACCACAAGCTGTGCCACGTCCTCGGCGGCACCTTCGGCCTGCCGCACGCCGAGACCCACACCGTGGTCCTGCCGTACACGCTCGCCCACAACGCGGCCGCCGCGCCCGAGGCGATGGCCGTCCTGGCGCGCGCCCTGGGCGCCGACGACGTACCCCGCGCTCTCCAGGAGCTCGCGGTGAGCCTCGGCGCTCCCCGTACGCTCGCCGAACTCGGTCTGGAGGAAGGTGACTTGGCCCGTGCGGCGGCCCAGGTCGCGGCGGAACCCTTCTCCAACCCCCGTGAGGTGACCGCGAGCGGCGTCCTCGGGCTGCTGACGGCCGCGTACGAGGGATGGGAGCCGCGGAGCGGGGTCGCGTAG
- a CDS encoding NPP1 family protein — protein sequence MTRSSRARTIPLVLGSAVALVVAFPGNALADPPTALPGNADALESTFQPAFDYDTDGCYPTPAIGPDGTINPGLKPSGALNGHCHDPWDLDNTNGYSREKCNNGWCAIIYGLYMEKDQAVVGSGLGGHRNDWEHVVVWVQDNEAKYVSTSAHGNFNIYNRDRIRWDGTHPKVVYHKDGIGTHCFRPANTNDEPPENAHHTWQFPTLVGWNGYPAGLRDKLTSYDFGSAHFGLRDDSFNSHLAKAKPAGIAFDPNA from the coding sequence GTGACAAGAAGCTCGCGGGCCCGCACGATCCCGCTCGTCCTCGGCAGCGCCGTCGCACTGGTCGTCGCCTTCCCGGGCAACGCCCTCGCCGACCCGCCCACGGCCCTGCCCGGGAACGCGGACGCACTGGAGAGCACGTTCCAGCCGGCCTTCGACTACGACACCGACGGCTGCTACCCGACCCCGGCCATCGGCCCGGACGGGACGATCAACCCCGGCCTCAAGCCCTCCGGGGCGCTCAACGGCCACTGCCACGACCCCTGGGACCTCGACAACACCAACGGGTACTCCCGCGAGAAGTGCAACAACGGCTGGTGCGCCATCATCTACGGCCTCTACATGGAGAAGGACCAGGCCGTCGTCGGCAGCGGGCTCGGCGGGCACCGCAACGACTGGGAACACGTCGTGGTGTGGGTCCAGGACAACGAGGCGAAGTACGTCTCCACGTCGGCGCACGGCAACTTCAACATCTACAACCGGGACCGGATCCGCTGGGACGGAACCCACCCCAAGGTCGTCTACCACAAGGACGGCATCGGCACGCACTGCTTCCGGCCCGCCAACACCAACGACGAGCCGCCGGAGAACGCCCACCACACCTGGCAGTTCCCGACCCTGGTCGGCTGGAACGGCTACCCCGCAGGACTCCGCGACAAGCTGACCTCGTACGACTTCGGCAGCGCCCACTTCGGCCTCAGGGACGACAGCTTCAACTCCCACCTGGCGAAGGCGAAGCCGGCCGGCATCGCCTTCGACCCCAACGCCTGA
- a CDS encoding FAD-dependent monooxygenase, producing MNRFEEAGENGLHTPVLIVGGSLVGLSTSLFLGRLGVPHILVERHAGTSRHPRGRGNNVRTMEIFRVAGVQRRIEEAASVLADNHGILQTPTLVGDAGEWLFKEIDPGGGLARFSPGAWCLCSQNDLEPVLLKSAAELGGDLRFSTELMSFEQDSEGVTAKVKSRETGEHTTIRADYLVAADGPRSPIRDTLRIGRTGPGDLFHNVSLTFTSRGLAEVVGDRRFIVCYLTDPEADGALLPVDNKEHWVFHAPWHPEHGETLEEFTDERCVEHIRRAVGVPDLDVEITGRAAWHAAERVAERYAQGRVFLAGDSAHEMSPTGAFGSNTGIQDAHNLAWKLSAVLAGWAGPGLLKSYDAERRPVAEATSARASSRSVEHSHPGYTPEPGATGQGGPGGRKGGILNVALAYRYPRGAVLGADTTAPVVPEGVRLTGEPGSRAPHLWLTRAGARISSLDLYERSMVLLSSADGAGAWHEAAQDTARQLSVPLDSYRIGGGPEADLVPAGDTDWAQVHGVGAEGAVLVRPDGFVAWRSEGPSKDPRTTLRKALLTLLDQA from the coding sequence ATGAACCGATTCGAAGAGGCCGGCGAGAACGGTCTCCACACGCCCGTCCTCATCGTCGGCGGCTCACTGGTGGGCCTCTCGACCTCGCTGTTCCTCGGGCGCCTCGGCGTGCCGCACATCCTGGTCGAGCGGCACGCGGGTACGTCGAGGCATCCGCGCGGGCGCGGCAACAACGTGCGCACCATGGAGATCTTCCGGGTGGCCGGGGTGCAGCGGCGCATCGAGGAGGCGGCGTCCGTGCTCGCCGACAACCACGGCATCCTCCAGACGCCGACCCTGGTGGGCGACGCCGGTGAGTGGCTGTTCAAGGAGATCGACCCCGGCGGCGGACTGGCCCGGTTCAGCCCGGGGGCGTGGTGCCTGTGCAGCCAGAACGACCTCGAACCGGTCCTGCTGAAGAGCGCCGCGGAGCTGGGCGGCGATCTGCGGTTCTCGACCGAGCTGATGTCCTTCGAGCAGGACTCCGAGGGGGTGACGGCGAAGGTCAAGAGCCGGGAGACCGGCGAGCACACGACGATCCGCGCGGACTATCTCGTCGCGGCGGACGGTCCGCGCAGCCCCATCCGGGACACGCTGCGCATCGGCCGGACCGGTCCTGGCGACCTGTTCCACAACGTGAGCCTCACGTTCACCTCGCGCGGTCTCGCGGAGGTCGTCGGGGACCGGCGGTTCATCGTCTGCTACCTGACCGACCCGGAGGCGGACGGCGCCCTGCTGCCCGTGGACAACAAGGAGCACTGGGTCTTCCACGCTCCCTGGCACCCCGAACACGGGGAAACGCTGGAGGAGTTCACGGACGAGCGGTGTGTGGAGCACATCCGGCGGGCCGTCGGCGTACCGGATCTGGATGTGGAGATCACCGGCCGGGCGGCCTGGCACGCGGCCGAGCGGGTCGCCGAACGGTACGCGCAGGGGCGGGTGTTCCTGGCCGGCGACTCGGCCCACGAGATGTCCCCGACGGGGGCGTTCGGCTCCAACACCGGTATCCAGGACGCCCACAACCTCGCCTGGAAGCTGTCCGCGGTGCTGGCGGGCTGGGCGGGTCCAGGGCTGCTGAAGTCCTACGACGCCGAGCGCCGGCCGGTCGCGGAGGCGACGAGCGCGCGTGCCTCGTCGCGTTCGGTCGAGCACAGCCACCCCGGGTACACCCCGGAGCCGGGCGCGACCGGGCAGGGCGGCCCCGGCGGCAGGAAGGGCGGGATCCTCAACGTGGCGCTCGCGTACCGCTACCCGCGGGGCGCGGTCCTCGGCGCCGACACGACCGCGCCTGTGGTGCCCGAGGGCGTACGGCTGACGGGCGAGCCGGGGAGCAGGGCGCCGCATCTGTGGCTGACCCGCGCCGGCGCGCGGATCTCCTCCCTGGATCTGTACGAGCGTTCCATGGTGCTGCTGAGCTCGGCGGACGGGGCCGGTGCCTGGCACGAGGCGGCGCAGGACACGGCCCGTCAGCTGTCGGTCCCGCTCGACTCGTACCGGATCGGCGGCGGGCCCGAGGCGGACCTGGTGCCGGCGGGCGACACGGACTGGGCGCAGGTCCACGGGGTGGGCGCGGAGGGCGCGGTGCTGGTCCGCCCCGACGGCTTCGTCGCCTGGCGGTCCGAGGGGCCGTCGAAGGACCCGAGGACGACGCTGCGCAAGGCCCTGCTCACCTTGCTGGACCAGGCCTGA
- a CDS encoding SchA/CurD-like domain-containing protein, which produces MSNSGRIAQSAFDGSKLRVILLLDLYEGAQQQFLDAYELMRNQVASVPGHISDQLCQSIENPSQWLITSEWESAPPFLAWVNSEEHVETVRPMHSCVRDTRSMRYSILRETSPAEPLTPETARSALQVEAREGKGVARHALTFTVKPGSESKVAEILAGYESPEAKVDDTTRLRRTSLFMHGNRVVRAVEVEGDLLAALRHVSRQPEVRAVEEAINPYLEQDRDLSDPDSARVFFTRAALPAVHHVVSGREEPAKVTRHALFYPARPGCGMELARLLAHQDEAAADDRNSPVYSSTVFQRDDIVVRLIDITGDLDRDPVASLGLKGARKAAELERLLDGPAIGVEGSLETERNINRLLSHADMLPITDRSSADS; this is translated from the coding sequence ATGTCCAACTCGGGACGTATCGCGCAGTCGGCCTTCGACGGCTCGAAGCTGCGGGTGATCCTGCTGCTCGACCTGTACGAGGGCGCACAGCAGCAGTTCCTCGACGCCTACGAGCTCATGCGCAACCAGGTCGCCTCGGTCCCCGGTCACATCAGTGACCAGCTCTGCCAGTCGATCGAGAACCCCTCGCAGTGGCTCATCACCAGCGAGTGGGAGAGCGCACCGCCCTTCCTCGCCTGGGTGAACAGCGAGGAGCACGTCGAGACCGTCCGGCCCATGCACAGCTGCGTCCGGGACACCCGGTCGATGCGCTACAGCATCCTGCGCGAGACCAGCCCCGCCGAGCCGCTCACCCCGGAGACGGCCAGGTCGGCCCTCCAGGTCGAGGCCCGCGAGGGCAAGGGAGTCGCGCGCCACGCACTCACCTTCACCGTCAAGCCCGGATCCGAGTCGAAGGTCGCGGAGATCCTGGCCGGCTACGAGTCGCCCGAGGCCAAGGTCGACGACACCACCCGGCTGCGCCGCACCTCGCTGTTCATGCACGGCAACCGGGTCGTACGGGCCGTGGAGGTCGAGGGCGACCTCCTGGCAGCGCTGCGCCACGTGTCGCGCCAGCCCGAGGTCCGCGCCGTCGAGGAGGCCATCAATCCCTACCTGGAGCAGGACCGGGATCTGAGCGACCCCGACTCGGCCCGGGTCTTCTTCACCCGTGCCGCGCTGCCCGCCGTGCACCACGTGGTCTCCGGCCGCGAGGAGCCCGCCAAGGTGACCCGGCACGCGCTGTTCTACCCGGCCAGGCCCGGCTGCGGCATGGAACTGGCCCGGCTGCTCGCCCACCAGGACGAGGCCGCGGCCGACGACAGGAACAGCCCCGTGTACAGCAGCACCGTCTTCCAGCGCGACGACATCGTGGTGCGGCTCATCGACATCACCGGCGACCTCGACCGCGACCCCGTCGCCTCCCTCGGCCTCAAGGGCGCCAGGAAGGCCGCCGAACTGGAGCGTCTCCTCGACGGTCCCGCGATCGGCGTCGAGGGCTCCCTGGAGACGGAACGCAACATCAACCGCCTCCTGTCGCACGCCGACATGCTGCCCATCACCGACCGGAGCTCGGCGGACTCCTGA
- a CDS encoding cupin domain-containing protein, whose product MIQHHPRIVDLSETEPNRRRGGDVRALLTPATAGSTSGFMGLAIIQPGERIGEHYHPYSEEFVYVVSGALEVDLDGEAFALRPDQGLLIPIDMRHRFRNVGDEEARMVFHLGPLAPRPSLGHVDTEATDDSVPSPEFMTAVPNLSAPDHGQSSERSGAIK is encoded by the coding sequence ATGATCCAGCACCATCCACGCATCGTGGACCTGAGCGAGACGGAACCCAACCGCAGGCGCGGAGGAGACGTCCGGGCCCTGCTCACACCCGCCACGGCGGGGTCCACCAGCGGCTTCATGGGGCTCGCCATCATCCAGCCCGGCGAGCGCATCGGTGAGCACTACCACCCGTACTCCGAGGAGTTCGTGTACGTGGTCAGCGGCGCCCTCGAAGTGGACCTGGACGGTGAGGCGTTCGCGCTCCGGCCCGACCAGGGCCTGCTCATCCCGATCGACATGCGGCACCGCTTCCGCAACGTCGGCGACGAGGAGGCCCGCATGGTCTTCCACCTCGGCCCGCTCGCCCCGCGTCCGAGCCTCGGCCATGTCGACACGGAGGCCACCGACGACTCCGTGCCGAGCCCCGAGTTCATGACCGCCGTGCCCAACCTGTCCGCGCCCGACCACGGACAGTCGTCCGAGCGAAGCGGGGCCATAAAGTGA
- a CDS encoding beta-ketoacyl-[acyl-carrier-protein] synthase family protein — protein sequence MTRRVAVTGIGVVAPGGTGTKAFWDLLEGGRTATRGITLFDPVGLRSRIAAECDFDPLAHGLDPELIEHTDRYIQFAVVAAGEAVRDSGLDPGREDPWRVAVSLGSAVGGTTRLEHDYVQVSESGKRWDVDHRAADPKLHLAFAPSTLASVVAEQFGAQGPVQTVSTGCTSGLDAVGYAFHTIEEGRADVCIAGASDSPISPITMACFDAIKATSPDNDDAEHASRPFDANRNGFVMGEGAAVLVLEEYEHARARGAHIYCEIGGYATYGNAYHMTGLTSEGLEMSRAIDSTLDQARLDPTLIDYVNAHGSGTRQNDRHETAAVKRSLGEHAHRTPMSSIKSMVGHSLGAIGAIEVVACVLALKHQVVPPTANYETPDPECDLDYVPRTARQRKLRNVLSVGSGFGGFQSAVLLTGPAGRTR from the coding sequence GTGACGCGGCGGGTGGCCGTCACCGGCATCGGTGTGGTCGCTCCGGGCGGTACCGGGACAAAGGCGTTCTGGGACCTCCTCGAAGGCGGCCGCACCGCGACCCGGGGGATCACGCTCTTCGACCCGGTGGGCCTGCGCTCGCGCATAGCCGCCGAATGCGACTTCGACCCGCTCGCGCACGGCCTGGACCCCGAGCTGATCGAACACACCGACCGGTACATCCAGTTCGCCGTGGTCGCGGCCGGAGAGGCCGTCCGCGACTCCGGTCTCGACCCGGGCCGGGAAGACCCGTGGCGCGTCGCCGTCTCCCTGGGCAGCGCCGTCGGCGGCACCACCCGTCTCGAACACGACTACGTCCAGGTCAGCGAGTCGGGCAAGCGCTGGGACGTGGACCACCGCGCGGCCGACCCGAAACTCCACCTCGCGTTCGCGCCCAGCACCCTCGCCTCGGTCGTCGCCGAACAGTTCGGGGCACAGGGACCGGTGCAGACCGTCTCGACCGGGTGCACCTCAGGACTCGACGCGGTCGGATACGCCTTCCACACCATCGAGGAAGGCCGGGCCGACGTCTGCATAGCCGGGGCGTCCGACTCGCCGATATCCCCGATCACGATGGCCTGCTTCGACGCCATCAAGGCCACGTCGCCCGACAACGACGACGCCGAGCACGCCTCCCGGCCCTTCGACGCCAACCGCAACGGCTTCGTCATGGGCGAGGGTGCGGCCGTCCTGGTCCTGGAGGAGTACGAGCACGCCAGGGCCCGCGGCGCGCACATCTACTGCGAGATCGGCGGCTACGCCACCTACGGCAACGCCTACCACATGACCGGGCTCACCAGTGAGGGCCTGGAGATGTCCCGGGCCATCGACAGCACGCTCGACCAGGCCCGGCTCGACCCCACGCTCATCGACTACGTCAACGCGCACGGCTCCGGCACCCGGCAGAACGACCGGCACGAGACCGCCGCCGTCAAACGGTCCCTGGGCGAGCACGCCCACCGGACACCGATGAGCTCCATCAAATCCATGGTGGGCCACTCACTGGGCGCGATCGGCGCGATCGAGGTCGTCGCCTGCGTCCTCGCCCTGAAGCACCAGGTGGTGCCGCCCACGGCGAACTACGAGACCCCCGACCCCGAGTGCGACCTGGACTACGTGCCGCGCACCGCACGCCAGCGGAAGCTCAGGAATGTGCTCTCCGTCGGCAGCGGCTTCGGCGGATTCCAGTCCGCGGTGCTCCTGACCGGGCCGGCTGGGAGGACACGATGA